From the Bacteroidia bacterium genome, one window contains:
- a CDS encoding VIT domain-containing protein, with protein sequence MMRLWIGILLLTLFGSEVQAGVLYARRAGTEAPVYNLRISHIRTTVRIVGQMAVTHVDEEFFNDNNLTLEGFYAFSLPEGAKVDGLWLWVDGQRRTFIVKTKEEAQRLYDSVVVGQRRDPAILESLGKNRFQLKVFPINPRSSRRVEMRYFVPLPLTSDGWVHYRYPLNLSGYQTVPVEQTSLRVDVESKLPIDAIACNFDDRPTLCRTVQFDEHRFRTDFGLEQQMYTEDFVVRYKPRGIYSTFPALLWNDPEVTMGDPYFMCWHPVDNGSGGGLPRDLVFILDASGSMDENRRVMVQDAVIGVLRQLTPQDRFRIVIFSSNALAWPNTPDGMTFATAENIDAAVDYILRMYLTGGLTNYEQAFISGYSAVFRPDADHRMLFLTDGVPNTGQTSYDGLLEVIRTHDTSGVTLNPVIVFSPKIDLLYDLAAARGGKVTLVENGDGLQTVIERVMLDINVAGLRAPEVVYELGRSYFVYPRVFPAIVGMQNLLTTGRITGGLKEKATLRYLGSDGRQISISRDVDLSEWVTDMKQVAAYWAAKRIDELLEQIRVQGELPELVESVVNLSIKHQVLSPYTAFLVLETNTIDPPTGVEQLQASVPSDVTIRPLYPHPFSVSSGMSLSIPMELRDGATVRVVLVDLLGREVAVLATSFLRPGMHTVSWDGRSSNGNLVKPGVYFVRIQTGNSTRMLKLLVLA encoded by the coding sequence ATGATGCGGTTATGGATTGGAATTCTCCTTCTTACCCTTTTCGGGTCGGAAGTGCAGGCCGGGGTGCTGTATGCACGCCGCGCTGGAACTGAAGCTCCCGTGTACAATCTGCGAATAAGTCATATACGCACCACGGTGCGTATTGTCGGCCAGATGGCCGTGACACATGTGGACGAGGAGTTTTTCAACGACAACAACCTTACACTCGAAGGTTTTTATGCGTTCTCGCTTCCGGAAGGGGCGAAAGTTGATGGATTATGGCTCTGGGTGGACGGTCAGCGACGAACGTTTATCGTGAAGACCAAGGAGGAGGCACAGCGCTTGTATGACAGTGTTGTCGTTGGTCAAAGGCGGGATCCGGCGATATTGGAATCACTGGGGAAGAACCGATTTCAACTCAAAGTGTTTCCGATCAATCCCAGAAGTTCACGCCGCGTGGAGATGCGCTACTTCGTGCCTCTCCCTCTCACCTCCGATGGCTGGGTGCATTACCGTTACCCCTTGAATCTGTCGGGTTACCAGACTGTGCCCGTCGAGCAAACCTCCCTCCGGGTGGATGTCGAATCGAAACTCCCCATCGATGCGATTGCGTGCAATTTTGATGACCGACCGACGTTGTGTCGTACTGTGCAGTTCGATGAACATCGTTTCCGAACGGATTTCGGGCTGGAACAGCAGATGTACACAGAAGATTTCGTGGTGCGCTACAAACCTCGTGGAATTTACTCCACCTTCCCTGCTTTGCTTTGGAATGATCCTGAAGTGACCATGGGGGATCCCTATTTCATGTGCTGGCATCCGGTGGATAATGGAAGCGGAGGCGGACTGCCTCGCGATCTCGTTTTCATACTTGATGCTTCCGGCAGCATGGATGAAAATCGCCGTGTCATGGTACAGGATGCTGTTATCGGCGTTCTGCGGCAACTGACGCCACAGGATCGTTTCCGCATCGTGATCTTCAGCAGCAATGCTCTGGCATGGCCAAACACACCGGACGGAATGACCTTCGCGACGGCGGAAAACATCGATGCGGCTGTGGACTACATCCTTCGCATGTACCTTACGGGTGGCCTCACGAACTATGAGCAGGCGTTCATTTCCGGCTACTCCGCAGTATTCAGACCGGATGCGGATCACCGAATGCTGTTCCTGACCGACGGAGTCCCGAACACCGGACAGACCTCCTACGACGGACTTCTGGAAGTCATCCGTACGCACGACACCAGTGGAGTGACGCTGAATCCTGTGATCGTTTTCAGTCCCAAAATAGATCTGCTCTACGACCTTGCGGCGGCACGAGGCGGAAAGGTAACGCTCGTCGAAAACGGGGACGGTTTACAGACCGTCATTGAACGCGTGATGCTGGATATCAATGTCGCCGGTCTTCGCGCACCAGAGGTGGTGTATGAGCTCGGCAGAAGCTATTTCGTGTATCCTCGTGTCTTCCCGGCCATCGTCGGCATGCAGAACCTTCTTACGACGGGACGTATCACCGGCGGACTGAAGGAAAAGGCCACACTCCGCTATCTCGGATCTGACGGTCGGCAAATCTCCATCAGCCGTGATGTGGATCTCAGTGAGTGGGTTACGGACATGAAACAAGTGGCGGCATACTGGGCTGCGAAGCGCATCGATGAGCTGCTTGAGCAGATTCGCGTGCAGGGCGAATTACCTGAGCTTGTGGAAAGCGTCGTGAACCTGAGCATCAAGCATCAGGTGCTCAGCCCGTATACCGCCTTTTTGGTGCTGGAAACGAATACCATAGATCCTCCCACCGGGGTCGAGCAGCTACAGGCAAGTGTCCCGAGCGATGTCACGATTCGTCCGCTCTATCCGCATCCGTTCTCTGTCTCATCTGGAATGTCCCTGTCCATTCCGATGGAACTACGCGATGGTGCGACGGTGCGTGTGGTGCTTGTAGATTTGCTGGGTCGGGAAGTCGCGGTGCTCGCTACCTCCTTCCTGCGTCCCGGAATGCATACCGTTTCCTGGGATGGCCGGAGCAGCAACGGTAATCTCGTCAAGCCTGGAGTGTACTTCGTTCGTATCCAGACAGGAAACAGCACGCGCATGCTCAAGCTCCTTGTACTTGCCTGA
- a CDS encoding DUF2721 domain-containing protein, producing the protein MYTEISNPSAQQAIQAILTPALMISACGLLLLGLNNRYATVVSRIRLLNDEKRRRLADPDGIDREYVDALRFESVMRQIPSLLTRANYLRRALILLWIGVVSYVLSSLSLGAGIFLGLHAAAAAVWIFMFGLVSAAIGVVFALLDIALAYKVLQWEIEIY; encoded by the coding sequence ATGTACACCGAAATCTCCAATCCTTCAGCCCAGCAGGCAATCCAGGCCATACTCACACCCGCATTGATGATTTCCGCCTGTGGTCTGCTTCTACTCGGCCTCAACAATCGCTATGCGACCGTCGTGAGCCGCATCCGTCTGCTTAACGATGAGAAGCGCCGGCGCCTCGCCGATCCGGATGGCATAGACCGCGAGTATGTTGATGCGCTGCGCTTTGAAAGCGTTATGCGGCAAATTCCATCACTGCTTACCCGGGCCAATTATCTTCGTCGGGCGTTAATTCTGCTCTGGATCGGAGTCGTTTCCTACGTGCTGTCCTCTCTCTCCCTGGGAGCCGGTATTTTCCTCGGACTCCATGCAGCGGCAGCAGCCGTCTGGATTTTTATGTTCGGCCTTGTATCGGCAGCCATCGGAGTCGTGTTTGCGTTGCTCGATATCGCATTGGCGTATAAGGTTTTGCAGTGGGAAATCGAAATCTATTGA
- the priA gene encoding primosomal protein N', with translation MPKPLFADIAVPTVPRDTLTYGVPEGLRDGIGAGMRVVVPLGRRLLMGFVIRVHESPPDFAIRAVQQVLDTEPVITPDVLDLCTWISGYYCCSLGDALKAALPQGMDVDSERHISLRTNDDIILTRAVGKSRIKRDILRALGTGEVLSESALCASVGVKNLGAQLRELFIEGIVSIDTVLDHPKARARTVLHVRLLPEWTNENRIAELMSIMESRAPKQVNILGILWLGWKSGERSIMMADLIKRSHASSAQVRALEEKEIVEIFEEELIRTYTSGFEERPKAITLTEEQRAALEIILTAIDEGAFRPLLLYGVTSSGKTQVYIEAVRHALERGKSGLVLLPEIALTPQLAARFREAFGAKATVMHSRMSVGERYDAWRLTLRGEYRVVVGVRSAVFAPLRDIGIIIVDEEQDQSFKQSDVDPRYNGRDAAVMRARFGEIPVLLGSATPSVESWYNATRGKYRLLRLAHRVDNARMPEMIAVDMSEARRMRLVNGSLSRQLIEALRAGMEKGEASIVFQNRRGFSPHVECSDCGHVEECENCSISLTFHREGDALRCHYCGFVKKAPVICPLCGGTDLDRVGSGTQRIEDELRQALPEARILRMDSDTTRRKGTHDLMLTAFSEGEYDILLGTQMVTKGLDFGRVTLVGIVSAEQSLLFPDFRSSERTVQMLLQVAGRAGRGTIPGTVIIQAAQPEHPIFSYVFRHDYEGFLENEIQSRRSLSYPPFTRLVALLFTSEKEDAAREASERYFRALKTMAAFFIMHPPQAALLSKINKRYRFQLLLRVEKSADPDGSRLRNALRTAAEEYLRGASSRNVIITIDIDPQNLL, from the coding sequence ATGCCAAAACCACTGTTCGCCGATATAGCCGTTCCCACTGTCCCCCGCGATACGTTGACGTATGGCGTACCGGAAGGTCTGCGCGACGGTATCGGCGCAGGAATGCGTGTTGTCGTACCCCTTGGACGTCGTCTGCTGATGGGTTTCGTGATCCGGGTTCATGAGAGCCCACCGGACTTCGCGATCAGGGCCGTACAGCAGGTATTGGATACCGAGCCAGTCATCACACCGGACGTGCTGGATCTGTGTACCTGGATCAGCGGATATTATTGCTGCAGTCTGGGGGATGCGCTGAAAGCCGCTCTGCCACAGGGGATGGATGTTGACAGTGAAAGGCATATCTCACTAAGAACCAACGACGATATCATACTTACCCGCGCCGTGGGGAAATCGCGCATCAAACGAGATATACTCCGTGCGTTGGGTACCGGAGAAGTCTTGTCCGAAAGTGCGCTTTGTGCCTCCGTTGGGGTCAAGAATCTCGGCGCACAGCTGAGGGAATTGTTCATCGAAGGAATTGTCTCCATCGATACCGTACTGGATCACCCCAAGGCGCGTGCGCGCACCGTGTTACATGTACGGTTATTACCCGAGTGGACCAACGAGAACCGCATCGCCGAGCTCATGAGCATCATGGAGTCGCGTGCACCGAAGCAGGTGAACATCCTTGGCATTTTATGGCTAGGGTGGAAATCTGGGGAACGCAGCATCATGATGGCGGACCTGATCAAGCGTTCTCACGCATCGAGCGCGCAGGTCCGAGCGTTGGAGGAAAAGGAAATCGTGGAGATTTTCGAAGAGGAACTCATACGCACATACACCTCCGGATTCGAAGAACGTCCCAAAGCCATTACGCTTACGGAAGAACAGCGTGCCGCACTTGAGATTATCCTGACCGCCATCGATGAAGGGGCTTTCCGTCCGTTACTGCTGTACGGCGTGACCTCCAGTGGAAAAACGCAGGTGTACATTGAAGCGGTACGGCATGCTCTCGAACGTGGTAAAAGCGGATTGGTACTCCTCCCCGAGATTGCCCTCACCCCACAGCTGGCTGCACGATTCCGCGAGGCCTTCGGTGCCAAGGCCACCGTAATGCACAGCAGAATGTCGGTCGGAGAGCGTTATGACGCCTGGCGGCTGACACTCCGCGGAGAATATCGTGTCGTCGTTGGTGTTCGATCAGCGGTGTTTGCCCCGCTACGCGATATCGGCATCATTATCGTAGATGAGGAGCAGGATCAGAGCTTCAAGCAATCCGATGTCGATCCGCGCTACAATGGTCGAGACGCTGCGGTGATGCGGGCGCGCTTCGGTGAAATCCCCGTACTACTCGGATCTGCGACGCCCTCCGTCGAAAGTTGGTACAATGCGACCAGAGGCAAATATCGTCTCCTTCGTCTCGCCCATCGCGTTGACAACGCACGCATGCCGGAGATGATTGCGGTGGATATGTCTGAAGCACGGAGAATGCGGCTCGTCAACGGTTCGCTTTCGCGGCAGTTGATCGAGGCGCTGCGCGCCGGGATGGAGAAAGGAGAGGCCTCGATTGTGTTCCAGAACCGCCGCGGTTTTTCACCTCATGTGGAATGTTCCGACTGTGGACACGTGGAAGAGTGTGAGAACTGCAGCATCAGTCTCACATTCCACCGCGAGGGAGATGCGCTGCGATGCCACTACTGTGGTTTCGTGAAAAAAGCGCCTGTCATTTGTCCTCTCTGCGGTGGAACGGACCTGGACCGCGTGGGCAGCGGGACGCAGAGAATCGAGGATGAACTGCGTCAAGCATTACCTGAGGCGCGAATTTTGCGTATGGATTCGGATACCACCAGGCGAAAGGGAACGCACGATCTGATGCTGACTGCGTTCAGTGAGGGGGAGTACGACATCCTGCTCGGTACACAAATGGTCACAAAGGGATTAGACTTCGGGAGAGTGACGCTGGTAGGCATCGTTTCTGCCGAACAATCCCTGCTGTTTCCCGATTTTCGCTCCTCGGAGCGCACGGTACAAATGCTCCTGCAGGTGGCAGGGCGGGCCGGGCGCGGGACCATACCTGGTACCGTCATCATTCAAGCCGCACAGCCGGAACACCCGATTTTTTCCTATGTGTTCAGACATGATTACGAAGGTTTTCTCGAAAACGAGATTCAGAGCCGTCGTTCGCTTTCGTATCCTCCGTTTACCCGTCTGGTTGCGCTGCTCTTCACATCGGAGAAGGAGGATGCCGCCCGGGAGGCGTCCGAGCGCTATTTTCGCGCATTGAAAACCATGGCTGCGTTTTTCATCATGCATCCTCCCCAGGCAGCTCTGCTGAGCAAAATCAACAAACGCTACCGGTTTCAGCTTCTTCTCCGTGTCGAAAAATCCGCCGATCCGGATGGATCCCGGTTACGTAACGCTCTACGTACCGCTGCAGAAGAATACCTCCGCGGCGCTTCCTCACGCAATGTGATCATCACAATAGACATCGATCCACAAAACCTCCTCTGA
- a CDS encoding sulfurtransferase: protein MSNLIEASELRKLLTIESPTVLDCRYDLADRESGRRRYLTGHIPGAHYVSLDKDCCAMVGVHGGRHPLPTIEALSALFGKLGVERMVTPVVCLDDDGGCFAAHVWWILRYLGHDNVKVLNGGFSAWVGIDGEVTTQLPETRSVRFDPRLRPDMLARMEQVRDGDAMLLVDCRAEERYRGEHETIDPVAGHIPGAINIPWRGFVTDDGRFREVGALADSLTGIDERSIVYCGSGVTACVAVFAAAEADLGLPRLYAGGWSDWITWEGNPIASG, encoded by the coding sequence ATGTCCAATCTCATTGAAGCGTCCGAACTGCGGAAACTCCTTACCATCGAATCCCCGACAGTGCTCGATTGTCGTTATGATCTGGCAGACAGAGAATCAGGTCGGCGGCGCTACCTTACCGGTCATATTCCCGGTGCTCACTACGTATCGTTGGACAAGGATTGCTGTGCTATGGTCGGGGTCCATGGCGGTCGTCATCCCCTGCCGACGATTGAAGCGCTCTCTGCTCTATTCGGAAAACTAGGTGTCGAGCGAATGGTGACGCCGGTAGTCTGTCTCGACGATGACGGTGGTTGTTTTGCCGCGCACGTGTGGTGGATCCTTCGCTATCTCGGTCACGATAACGTTAAGGTTCTCAACGGAGGGTTTTCTGCCTGGGTCGGAATAGACGGTGAAGTCACGACACAATTACCCGAGACCAGGTCGGTTCGTTTCGACCCACGCCTCCGCCCGGATATGCTTGCCCGTATGGAGCAAGTGCGAGACGGCGATGCGATGCTGCTCGTGGACTGTCGTGCGGAGGAACGCTACCGGGGAGAACATGAAACCATCGATCCGGTAGCAGGTCATATTCCTGGAGCGATCAATATACCCTGGCGTGGATTCGTGACGGATGACGGCCGTTTCCGCGAGGTCGGAGCGCTCGCCGATTCACTCACCGGTATTGATGAGCGCAGCATTGTCTATTGTGGTTCGGGCGTCACGGCGTGTGTTGCCGTTTTCGCCGCAGCTGAAGCAGACCTCGGCCTCCCACGCCTGTACGCGGGTGGTTGGAGCGACTGGATTACCTGGGAGGGAAATCCGATCGCGTCCGGGTGA
- a CDS encoding UPF0182 family protein, with the protein MKLKRIVSYTVGIFLALLILSGMVSSFFADLWWFEDIGYESVFWKSYMSQYGLWIGGFLLFLVLILMHIRVALHSESNLTIDPRFQAVVDGFARIITWLSYGASVFLAFIMAGMISGTWMDLLAMMNSKSFDLTDPVFGKDVSFYLFTLPFLNSIVSWLIGSTVLIFIAVVLVYVIRQGVSFAFGRIAISATARKHLAIIGAQLFILIGISYWLGRYDVLTSGRSASYFGAGYTDVHAQLPAAWIMAFLSLITAVVLVVTLFRRNFKLLVRWVVGYVIAAVVLGMIFPSLMQKFVVTPNEQSKELPYIRNNIAFTRYAFDLTRVTEKSIDPHYTLGFNDIVKDSATVRNIMLWDYRPLASTLDQLQVIRLYYTFPDVDVDRYRLPDGSYRQVMLSARELDQSKLPQNAQTWVNLNLVYTHGYGVAMAPVNVVTQEGLPELFIRDIPPVAEHGLQIDRPEIYFGEATKRHVVINGNIDEFDYPLGDQNQMTRYREKAGVSVGSLFRRLMFAFHFGEINMLISGYIGPNSRILYHRLIDERVRRIAPFLAFDKDPYIVVANGRLKWIYDAYTFSSSFPYAKPAQGFNYIRNSVKIVIDAYNGETDFYVFGEDNDPMIRVYRSMFPGLFKPQSAFPSELMNHVRYPQDLFDVQSEVYGTYHMSDPQVFYNKEDLWNIASEKLQESTVQMESYYAIMRLPGEPREEFIQMIPYTPNQRQNMIAWLCGRSDGENYGKLLVYKFPKKEQIFGPMQVIARIDQDPSIAQQLTLWNQQGSSVYRGNLLVIPIKEEVMYVQPIYLQATTGKLPELKRVIVAYHNRLAMEGTLEDALLAVFRGSTTEAPAVLPQASVAKGTEQPSRNVRELSRSAMEIYNRAVDAQRKGDWAKYGQELDKLKKELESIVRESSR; encoded by the coding sequence ATGAAGCTCAAACGCATTGTTTCCTACACCGTCGGGATTTTTCTTGCCTTGCTGATTCTTTCCGGCATGGTGTCTTCTTTTTTCGCCGATCTCTGGTGGTTCGAGGATATCGGTTACGAAAGCGTGTTCTGGAAATCGTATATGTCGCAATACGGACTCTGGATAGGCGGTTTTCTGCTCTTTTTGGTTCTGATACTGATGCATATACGTGTTGCGCTTCATTCGGAATCGAATCTGACCATTGATCCGCGCTTTCAGGCCGTGGTCGATGGCTTCGCACGGATTATCACCTGGCTCTCGTACGGTGCATCGGTGTTTCTCGCTTTCATTATGGCAGGTATGATCAGCGGCACATGGATGGATTTGCTTGCAATGATGAACAGCAAATCCTTCGATCTGACAGATCCGGTGTTCGGCAAGGATGTATCATTTTATTTATTCACACTCCCGTTTCTCAATTCCATAGTATCCTGGCTCATCGGGTCCACTGTCCTCATTTTTATCGCAGTAGTGCTCGTATACGTCATCCGTCAGGGCGTATCTTTCGCGTTTGGCCGCATCGCCATTTCCGCGACAGCCAGAAAGCATCTTGCCATCATCGGGGCGCAACTTTTTATCCTTATCGGCATCTCGTATTGGCTTGGGCGGTACGACGTGCTCACTTCAGGCAGATCAGCAAGCTACTTCGGAGCTGGTTACACGGATGTGCACGCACAATTGCCGGCCGCATGGATTATGGCCTTTTTGTCGCTGATCACGGCGGTGGTGCTGGTCGTGACGTTATTCCGTCGGAATTTCAAATTGCTTGTCCGGTGGGTCGTCGGGTATGTTATCGCCGCCGTCGTCCTCGGCATGATCTTCCCATCGCTTATGCAGAAATTCGTGGTGACACCCAATGAGCAAAGCAAAGAACTACCGTACATACGGAACAACATCGCGTTCACGCGATACGCCTTCGATTTGACACGTGTTACCGAAAAGAGTATTGATCCGCATTACACCCTCGGCTTTAACGATATCGTCAAGGACAGTGCCACAGTGCGGAACATCATGCTTTGGGATTACCGTCCGCTCGCAAGTACGCTGGATCAGCTGCAGGTCATCAGATTATACTACACTTTCCCTGATGTGGATGTGGATCGCTACCGTTTACCCGACGGGAGCTACCGGCAAGTGATGCTCAGTGCGCGGGAGTTGGATCAATCCAAGTTGCCGCAGAACGCGCAGACCTGGGTGAATTTGAATCTGGTCTATACGCATGGGTACGGCGTCGCCATGGCCCCGGTGAATGTCGTGACGCAGGAGGGCCTCCCGGAATTGTTCATCCGTGACATTCCCCCTGTCGCCGAGCACGGATTGCAGATTGACCGGCCCGAGATTTATTTCGGAGAAGCGACGAAGCGTCATGTCGTGATCAACGGTAATATAGACGAATTCGACTATCCTTTGGGTGATCAAAATCAGATGACGCGGTATCGGGAGAAGGCTGGGGTTTCCGTCGGAAGCCTGTTCCGGCGTCTGATGTTCGCCTTCCATTTTGGCGAAATCAACATGCTGATCTCGGGCTACATTGGCCCCAACAGCCGCATCCTGTATCATCGCTTGATCGACGAGCGCGTCCGTCGCATCGCACCGTTCCTCGCATTCGATAAGGATCCCTACATTGTCGTCGCCAATGGCCGTCTCAAGTGGATTTACGATGCGTATACCTTCAGCAGCAGTTTTCCGTATGCGAAACCGGCGCAGGGCTTCAACTACATCCGCAATTCCGTGAAAATCGTGATCGATGCCTATAACGGAGAGACCGATTTTTACGTGTTCGGCGAGGACAATGACCCGATGATTCGCGTGTACCGCAGTATGTTTCCCGGATTGTTCAAACCGCAAAGCGCATTTCCGTCTGAATTGATGAACCATGTGCGCTATCCGCAGGATTTGTTCGATGTGCAATCAGAGGTGTATGGGACGTATCACATGAGCGACCCACAAGTCTTCTACAACAAGGAGGATCTCTGGAACATTGCTTCAGAGAAACTTCAGGAGAGCACCGTGCAGATGGAAAGCTATTATGCTATCATGCGCCTCCCCGGTGAACCAAGAGAAGAGTTCATACAAATGATTCCCTACACGCCCAATCAGCGGCAGAATATGATTGCGTGGCTGTGCGGCCGTAGTGATGGCGAGAATTACGGGAAGTTACTCGTGTATAAATTCCCCAAGAAGGAACAGATCTTCGGACCGATGCAGGTCATAGCGCGTATCGATCAGGATCCATCCATCGCGCAACAACTCACACTGTGGAATCAGCAAGGTTCGAGTGTGTACCGCGGCAACCTGCTCGTCATCCCCATAAAGGAGGAAGTGATGTACGTGCAGCCAATCTATTTGCAGGCAACCACAGGCAAGCTTCCGGAGTTGAAGCGCGTCATCGTCGCCTATCACAACCGTCTTGCGATGGAAGGAACACTCGAAGACGCCCTGCTCGCGGTGTTCCGCGGAAGTACTACCGAGGCGCCCGCGGTTTTACCGCAAGCGTCCGTGGCGAAAGGGACAGAACAACCGTCGCGTAACGTCCGGGAACTTTCACGATCAGCCATGGAGATATACAATCGCGCGGTTGACGCCCAGCGCAAAGGCGATTGGGCCAAATACGGTCAGGAGTTGGACAAACTGAAGAAGGAACTCGAATCTATCGTACGCGAAAGCTCGCGATAG
- the surE gene encoding 5'/3'-nucleotidase SurE, whose product MDRPLILVSNDDGYDSPGIHALVTSLRRLGEVVVVAPATQQSAVGHAITVQQPLRARPIERGAHFRGWAVEGTPADSVKLGVTTLLERKPDLVVSGINHGMNTSINVIYSGTVSAATEGAILGIPSIAVSHASHAQDSDVRAAASFARTLAAEVLRRGLPAGTLLNVNVPNVAPEDIAGARITRQGRSWWDDGFETRKDPVGREYYWLVGKYVWDTDPLVDDRALQENYISVTPLHYNLTDNGLFEAMQSWRMNGGRKRH is encoded by the coding sequence ATGGACAGGCCCCTCATTCTTGTTTCCAATGACGACGGATACGATTCACCGGGTATACATGCGCTTGTAACCTCCCTGCGGCGACTGGGCGAGGTCGTCGTCGTGGCTCCGGCCACGCAGCAGAGCGCTGTCGGACATGCCATAACCGTACAGCAGCCGTTGCGCGCGAGGCCGATCGAACGCGGCGCGCATTTTCGCGGCTGGGCGGTGGAGGGAACGCCTGCCGACAGCGTCAAGCTCGGCGTTACGACATTGCTGGAACGCAAGCCGGATCTCGTCGTCTCCGGAATCAACCATGGCATGAATACATCCATCAATGTCATTTATTCAGGGACGGTGTCTGCGGCGACGGAAGGTGCGATTCTCGGCATCCCTTCGATCGCGGTTTCGCACGCATCCCATGCACAGGATTCGGATGTGCGCGCAGCAGCTTCTTTCGCACGGACGCTTGCGGCGGAAGTTCTGAGGCGAGGGTTGCCTGCAGGGACTCTTCTCAACGTCAATGTGCCGAATGTCGCCCCGGAGGACATCGCAGGAGCACGCATAACCCGGCAAGGCCGATCCTGGTGGGACGATGGCTTTGAAACCCGCAAAGATCCTGTGGGAAGGGAGTATTACTGGTTAGTAGGGAAGTATGTGTGGGACACCGATCCGCTGGTGGACGACCGCGCCTTGCAGGAAAACTACATTTCCGTAACTCCGCTGCACTACAATCTGACTGATAACGGTCTGTTCGAAGCCATGCAATCCTGGAGAATGAACGGGGGTAGGAAGCGCCACTGA
- a CDS encoding YbjQ family protein, whose product MIIATSSHVAGMRIVKTLGAVRGNTVRARHIGKDILAAFKTIVGGEIEEYTKLMAEARDQAIDRMLADAEALGANAILDVRFSTSFIMQSAAEILVYGTAVLLRPEE is encoded by the coding sequence ATGATCATCGCAACTTCATCACATGTCGCAGGGATGCGCATTGTCAAGACGCTCGGTGCCGTCCGGGGCAACACCGTACGAGCGCGTCATATCGGCAAGGATATACTTGCCGCATTCAAAACCATCGTCGGCGGGGAGATCGAAGAATACACCAAGCTGATGGCCGAGGCCAGGGATCAGGCGATTGACCGCATGCTCGCGGATGCCGAAGCGCTCGGAGCGAATGCGATTTTGGATGTACGCTTCTCCACGAGTTTTATCATGCAGAGCGCCGCCGAAATCCTGGTCTACGGAACCGCCGTGCTTCTGCGTCCAGAGGAATGA
- a CDS encoding sigma-70 family RNA polymerase sigma factor: MKTGPQDDEAIVRVQRGDRNAYAVIVQTYMKPAYYSALSLVGSHDDAMELSQQAFVRAYTSIASFQLGSRFFTWYYRILRNLCLNFLRDRAAHARPLSQCEALFENLAGSDDPSEDAERALLRDRVRDALGRLRPEEREILLLREFEGYNYAEISELLECPVGTVMSRLYYARKHVKEMLEDLS, encoded by the coding sequence ATGAAAACGGGGCCACAGGACGATGAAGCGATAGTGCGTGTACAGCGCGGGGACAGAAATGCCTACGCCGTAATCGTGCAAACGTACATGAAGCCGGCATACTACTCCGCACTTTCGCTCGTCGGCTCACATGATGATGCAATGGAACTGTCGCAGCAGGCGTTCGTACGCGCGTATACATCCATTGCGTCCTTTCAGCTCGGAAGCAGGTTTTTCACCTGGTATTATCGTATTCTCCGAAACCTGTGCCTGAACTTTCTCAGAGATCGCGCTGCGCACGCACGCCCGCTGTCTCAATGCGAAGCACTTTTCGAAAACCTCGCCGGATCCGACGATCCTTCCGAGGATGCCGAACGCGCATTGCTTCGTGACCGCGTGCGTGATGCGCTGGGCCGTTTACGCCCTGAAGAAAGAGAAATACTGCTGCTTCGTGAATTCGAGGGGTACAATTATGCCGAGATCAGCGAACTGCTCGAATGCCCTGTCGGGACTGTCATGTCCCGGTTGTACTACGCCCGGAAACATGTGAAAGAAATGCTGGAGGACTTGTCATGA